A section of the Chloroflexota bacterium genome encodes:
- a CDS encoding YggS family pyridoxal phosphate-dependent enzyme codes for MAGNLERVEEQIQAACAAAGRSRKDVKLVAVTKTFGDLHIQAGLRAGLRRFGENRVQEGVAKIRRLDEPARWHLIGRLQRNKARDAARYFDLVESVDSLRLASAIDRRAEAAGFPILVQVKLSGVDSQGGADARELPELLGAITSETRLQVRGLMTIAPQTEHEPTLRSTFARLRELRDGLASQFPDAPLYELSMGMTSDYSQAILEGSTIVRIGRAIFGSRPQ; via the coding sequence ATAGCCGGCAATCTGGAGCGGGTCGAGGAGCAGATTCAAGCGGCCTGCGCGGCCGCCGGCCGATCCCGCAAAGACGTCAAGCTCGTCGCGGTCACCAAGACCTTTGGCGACTTACACATTCAGGCCGGTCTGCGGGCGGGTTTACGGAGGTTCGGGGAAAACCGCGTCCAGGAAGGAGTGGCCAAGATCCGGCGACTGGACGAACCGGCCCGCTGGCACCTCATCGGGCGATTGCAGCGCAACAAAGCCCGCGACGCGGCCCGGTATTTCGATTTAGTCGAATCGGTCGATTCACTCCGTTTAGCCTCGGCGATCGATCGCCGCGCCGAAGCTGCCGGATTCCCAATCCTGGTGCAGGTCAAGCTATCCGGCGTCGATTCCCAGGGCGGGGCTGATGCGCGCGAGTTGCCCGAACTTCTCGGTGCGATTACCTCCGAGACCCGGTTGCAGGTGCGCGGCCTGATGACGATTGCCCCGCAGACCGAGCATGAACCGACTCTGCGATCGACGTTTGCCCGACTACGTGAATTGCGCGACGGCCTGGCTTCGCAGTTCCCGGACGCCCCCTTGTACGAGCTTTCAATGGGAATGACCTCGGATTATTCGCAAGCGATCCTCGAAGGGTCCACCATCGTACGCATCGGCCGGGCAATCTTCGGGTCCAGGCCGCAGTAG
- a CDS encoding YggT family protein has translation MIVIQTLSLLIIARALLSWFIQDPFNPLMRTLNDLTEPILAPIRNRIGGGMGIDLSPLIAIIGLQILGVFLDSLLRS, from the coding sequence ATGATCGTCATTCAGACGCTGAGTTTGCTGATCATCGCCCGGGCGCTGCTCTCCTGGTTCATCCAGGACCCCTTCAATCCACTGATGCGCACGCTCAATGACCTAACCGAACCAATCCTGGCCCCGATTCGCAACCGGATTGGCGGTGGCATGGGAATCGATCTCTCGCCGTTGATCGCGATCATAGGCCTGCAGATCCTGGGCGTATTTCTCGACTCCCTCCTGCGAAGTTGA
- a CDS encoding histidine--tRNA ligase has protein sequence MEFRTPRGTQDRLPEQQPSWGFVLGAFWDRFERAGFGRLDTPLFEDSALFVRAVGEESDIASKETYNFADKSGDSLTLRPEGTAPVVRAYLQHGMASRPQPQRLAYFAPLFRYDRPQAGRLRQHHQIGAEILGEQDPHADVELISQIWWLLTQDLGLRDLTLQLNSIGRSDDRARYLKALLDFLEPVRSDLSIESQRRLSTNPLRILDSKDQRDRNVCESAPRTLDFLGEESESHFAAVKDGLAGLGIDAVLNSALVRGLDYYTDTVFEIWPADSRGQSTVAGGGRYDLLAQQLGGPPTAGIGFGCGVERVLLNLEAQGRLPAAESAIDAYIAPLSGAARPAALVAARDLRGTGMRVVVGYAAGSPRSHLRKANALGARCAVILGDAELASDSASVRDLVAGKQETVARDRLVACVQRATGGGGRLNPDKRATTNPVESG, from the coding sequence ATGGAATTCAGGACGCCGCGCGGCACGCAGGACCGCCTGCCGGAGCAGCAGCCGTCGTGGGGATTCGTGCTTGGCGCCTTCTGGGATCGCTTCGAGAGAGCCGGTTTCGGACGTCTGGACACGCCGCTTTTTGAGGATTCCGCCCTATTTGTGCGCGCGGTCGGCGAAGAATCGGACATAGCCAGCAAAGAAACCTACAACTTCGCCGACAAATCCGGAGACTCCCTCACCCTTCGCCCGGAAGGCACCGCTCCGGTCGTGCGGGCCTACCTACAGCACGGCATGGCGTCGCGCCCGCAGCCGCAGCGGCTGGCTTACTTTGCCCCACTATTCCGCTACGATCGCCCCCAGGCCGGACGGCTGCGCCAGCACCACCAGATCGGCGCCGAAATCCTGGGTGAACAGGATCCGCACGCGGACGTCGAATTAATCTCGCAGATCTGGTGGTTGTTGACCCAAGACTTGGGCCTGCGGGATCTGACCCTGCAACTGAACAGCATCGGGAGGTCCGACGACCGAGCGCGCTACCTGAAAGCGCTGCTCGATTTCCTGGAGCCGGTGAGATCGGACCTATCCATTGAGAGCCAGCGGCGATTGTCTACCAACCCCCTGCGAATCCTCGACAGCAAGGATCAGCGCGACCGCAATGTCTGCGAATCGGCGCCGCGCACGCTCGATTTCCTGGGCGAGGAGTCCGAGTCGCACTTCGCGGCGGTCAAGGACGGCCTTGCCGGCCTCGGAATCGATGCGGTCCTTAATTCGGCCTTGGTTCGGGGCCTTGACTACTACACCGACACCGTATTTGAAATCTGGCCGGCCGATTCGCGCGGCCAGTCGACCGTCGCCGGGGGTGGTCGATACGACCTGCTGGCCCAGCAGCTGGGCGGCCCCCCAACGGCCGGGATCGGGTTCGGGTGCGGGGTCGAGCGGGTGCTGTTGAACCTGGAGGCCCAGGGCAGGCTGCCTGCGGCAGAGTCCGCAATCGATGCCTACATTGCCCCGCTCAGCGGGGCGGCGCGGCCGGCGGCGCTGGTCGCGGCCCGCGATCTGCGAGGGACTGGAATGCGGGTCGTGGTCGGATACGCGGCCGGGTCGCCGCGCTCACACCTGCGCAAGGCCAACGCCCTAGGGGCGCGCTGCGCGGTCATTTTGGGCGACGCCGAGCTGGCCAGTGACAGCGCCTCCGTCAGGGACCTTGTTGCCGGCAAGCAGGAGACCGTTGCCCGGGACCGGCTGGTGGCTTGCGTGCAGCGGGCAACTGGAGGAGGCGGTCGGCTGAATCCGGACAAACGGGCAACCACCAATCCGGTCGAGTCCGGATAA
- the ftsZ gene encoding cell division protein FtsZ, with the protein MAESTRGGNVVTRISGGGASSGDGVSAPNPAVLRVVGVGGGGGNAIDRMIRQKLDGLDFISINTDAQALVRSLAPKRIRIGEKATRGLGAGGDPRIGAKAAEENADEIAACLQGADMVFITTGLGGGTGTGAAPIVAEIASSMSILTVAIVTRPFSFEGSHRSAVAESGLEELQRHVDTSISIHNDRILEIADQNLPMLEAFRTVDDVLRQAVKGISDLVTKPGLINLDFNDVRTVMTKSGTALMAIGHGTGENRAVAAVKEALASPLLDASIDGAKGVLLNFTAGYDLSLFEVNEAASMISSAVHEDANIIFGAVVEEQTDKDIFVTVIATRLQGESSGSLRGYGASDFAGESDRTDLPSFIRQHRRTAI; encoded by the coding sequence ATGGCTGAATCGACTCGTGGTGGCAACGTAGTCACCCGCATTTCGGGCGGCGGCGCGTCGTCGGGCGACGGGGTCAGCGCTCCGAATCCGGCCGTGTTGAGGGTCGTCGGAGTAGGCGGCGGCGGCGGCAATGCGATCGACCGGATGATCCGCCAGAAGCTTGACGGCCTGGACTTTATTTCCATAAACACTGACGCCCAGGCATTGGTCCGCTCGCTGGCTCCCAAGCGCATCCGCATCGGCGAAAAAGCGACCCGCGGGCTGGGCGCGGGCGGCGACCCGCGGATTGGCGCCAAGGCGGCCGAGGAAAACGCCGACGAAATTGCGGCCTGCCTGCAGGGCGCCGACATGGTCTTTATCACCACCGGCTTGGGTGGCGGGACCGGCACCGGCGCCGCGCCTATCGTCGCCGAAATCGCATCCAGCATGAGCATCCTCACGGTCGCCATCGTCACGCGCCCGTTTTCCTTCGAAGGTTCGCACCGCTCGGCGGTGGCCGAATCCGGCCTGGAGGAATTGCAGCGCCACGTCGACACTTCCATTTCGATCCACAACGACCGGATCCTGGAAATTGCCGACCAAAACCTGCCAATGCTGGAAGCGTTCCGGACTGTCGACGACGTCCTGCGTCAGGCGGTGAAGGGAATCTCCGACCTGGTAACCAAGCCGGGCTTGATCAACTTGGACTTCAACGACGTCCGGACGGTAATGACCAAGTCCGGAACCGCGCTGATGGCCATCGGGCACGGTACCGGGGAAAACCGCGCGGTCGCCGCGGTCAAGGAAGCCCTGGCCTCTCCGCTGCTGGACGCTTCGATTGACGGAGCAAAAGGCGTGCTGCTTAATTTCACCGCCGGCTACGATCTCTCCCTTTTCGAGGTAAATGAAGCCGCCAGCATGATCTCCAGCGCCGTCCACGAGGACGCCAACATCATCTTTGGCGCGGTGGTCGAGGAGCAGACCGACAAGGACATATTTGTCACCGTGATCGCCACCAGGTTGCAAGGCGAATCGAGCGGCAGCCTGCGCGGATACGGCGCCAGCGATTTTGCCGGCGAATCGGATCGGACGGATCTGCCATCGTTCATTCGACAGCACCGACGGACGGCGATTTAG
- a CDS encoding DUF1343 domain-containing protein produces MTAGQVLVGADRILEPPYLSLIADRKVGLVTNPTGVDSRLRPTAAVLAGCPGTDLAALFGPEHGYLGYESAEKPVASTAQVHSLFGRTKKPTPEMLAPLDVLVFDIQDLGTRFYTYISTLFLCMQAAAECAVPMVVLDRPNPIGGVRVEGPRLDPAFRSFVGIFDLPVRYGLTPGELALYFNAHAGLDCSIQVVPLAGWRRQHWFDQTGLQWISPSPGIATLDTATVFPGLCLLEGTNLSYGHGTVKPFELVGAPWLKADALAGRLNELALPGAVFRPQAFVPESGRYVSQICRGLQLHVTDREQFRPLEAALYLVASAIALHPQEFAWRAEHFDRLAGTGRLRQALAKGDSIKSITNSWREGIEAFERERGPRLLYD; encoded by the coding sequence ATGACCGCTGGCCAGGTGCTGGTGGGGGCGGATCGAATACTCGAACCTCCCTACCTGAGTTTGATCGCCGACAGGAAGGTTGGCCTGGTCACCAACCCGACGGGGGTGGATTCGCGGCTCCGACCGACCGCCGCAGTGCTGGCCGGCTGTCCCGGGACTGATTTGGCGGCGCTATTTGGACCCGAGCACGGGTATCTGGGTTACGAATCGGCCGAAAAACCGGTCGCCAGTACCGCCCAAGTACACAGCCTATTCGGACGTACCAAGAAACCGACGCCCGAAATGCTGGCCCCGTTGGACGTGCTCGTCTTCGACATACAGGATCTTGGAACGCGTTTCTACACCTACATTTCCACCCTTTTCCTGTGCATGCAGGCCGCTGCCGAATGCGCCGTCCCGATGGTGGTCCTGGATCGACCAAATCCGATTGGCGGCGTGCGCGTCGAGGGGCCGCGGCTGGATCCGGCATTCCGCTCGTTCGTGGGAATTTTCGACCTCCCTGTCCGCTACGGCCTCACGCCGGGGGAACTGGCCCTTTACTTCAACGCCCACGCGGGTCTGGATTGCTCCATTCAAGTTGTGCCGCTGGCCGGTTGGCGCCGGCAACATTGGTTCGATCAGACCGGTCTGCAGTGGATTAGCCCTTCGCCCGGCATAGCCACGCTCGACACCGCCACGGTGTTTCCGGGCCTGTGCTTGCTGGAGGGCACCAACCTCTCCTACGGCCACGGGACGGTCAAGCCCTTCGAGCTCGTCGGAGCGCCGTGGTTGAAGGCGGATGCGCTTGCCGGCCGCCTAAACGAGCTTGCGCTGCCCGGAGCTGTCTTCCGGCCCCAGGCATTCGTGCCCGAATCGGGCCGATACGTTTCCCAGATATGCCGGGGACTGCAGTTACATGTAACCGACCGAGAGCAGTTCAGGCCGCTTGAGGCCGCCCTGTACCTGGTCGCCTCTGCAATCGCGCTGCACCCTCAGGAATTTGCCTGGCGAGCCGAGCACTTCGACCGACTAGCCGGCACCGGGCGGCTACGACAGGCGCTCGCAAAGGGTGATTCGATCAAATCGATTACAAATTCCTGGCGCGAAGGGATTGAAGCATTCGAGCGCGAACGAGGGCCCCGCCTGCTCTACGACTGA
- the murB gene encoding UDP-N-acetylmuramate dehydrogenase, which yields MPRFRASLRNGRRRRQARRFDPDARCRRYQPAFGTRVGATGPAVKDLAKNSWPSHLGVCRDRELAPHTYFGIGGPAQYLAIADEASRLTELLDFGSSRELPVTVLGNASNVLIGDDGVEGLVIINQARQLGLHERGKISAESGALMGQLAHFAAENGIGGFEFGLGIPGSVGGSVFGNAGCFGSDISKVLERALVWRNDGVSWQGRDEFEFGYRCSALQREPGLAVVIEVRLQGVARPESEIRSRMVQIQDKRRQSQPADRSAGSIFKNPAGDFAGRLIEKAGLKGARSGAAQVSDRHANFIVNRGQARAADVVALMDRIRRRVHEVSGIRLEPEIRRIGSGFGETA from the coding sequence CTGCCCAGATTTCGCGCAAGCCTGCGAAACGGTCGTAGGCGGCGCCAAGCCCGGCGATTTGATCCTGATGCTCGGTGCCGGCGATATCAACCTGCTTTCGGAACGCGTGTCGGCGCGACTGGGCCGGCGGTGAAGGACTTGGCAAAGAATTCCTGGCCGTCCCATCTGGGGGTTTGCCGAGACCGCGAACTGGCGCCGCATACCTACTTCGGTATCGGCGGACCGGCTCAGTACCTGGCGATAGCCGACGAGGCCTCCCGATTGACCGAGCTTCTGGACTTCGGCTCGAGTCGGGAGCTGCCGGTCACCGTACTGGGCAACGCCTCGAACGTCCTGATCGGCGATGACGGCGTGGAGGGGTTGGTGATCATCAATCAGGCTCGCCAGCTGGGATTGCACGAAAGGGGAAAGATCTCGGCAGAATCCGGGGCATTGATGGGTCAGCTGGCGCACTTTGCCGCCGAAAACGGGATCGGCGGATTCGAGTTCGGCCTGGGCATCCCGGGGTCGGTGGGCGGTTCCGTGTTTGGCAATGCGGGCTGCTTCGGATCCGATATTTCGAAAGTTCTGGAGCGGGCTTTGGTCTGGCGGAACGATGGCGTCAGCTGGCAGGGGCGCGACGAATTTGAATTTGGATACCGTTGCTCTGCACTGCAACGGGAGCCGGGTCTAGCGGTCGTGATAGAGGTCCGGTTGCAGGGGGTCGCCCGGCCAGAATCCGAAATACGCTCCCGCATGGTCCAAATCCAGGACAAGCGCCGGCAATCACAGCCGGCCGACCGCAGCGCCGGGTCCATATTCAAGAACCCGGCCGGCGATTTCGCCGGACGCCTGATCGAAAAGGCTGGGTTGAAAGGCGCGCGCAGCGGGGCCGCCCAGGTCTCGGATCGGCACGCAAACTTCATCGTCAACCGCGGCCAAGCCCGCGCCGCCGACGTGGTTGCTCTGATGGACCGGATCCGCCGCCGGGTTCACGAAGTTAGCGGCATCCGGCTGGAGCCGGAAATTCGGCGCATCGGATCGGGTTTCGGGGAGACGGCATGA
- a CDS encoding stage V sporulation protein E, giving the protein MDAPLRRLRTLSWEDLSWPANDSYLLALVVIVPLLGAVMIVSANMPFAGGDGDLLSGPVMKQLGILMGGLVLAVTVSFVDYHAICARWAGLYTITVLALLGVLVFGYVSDAYSARWYEIGGLTVQPSELAKPVLIVSLSALAWQFRERIATLPVFAKGVLVSGVPIVLVMLQPDLSTSLTLAIAAMAVGLAAGVRLRYLVLSVTVFVTFAVVLMLARDLDYQIARISAFLDPANSQSANYQIQQATLALGSGGLTGKGIGMGTIKYLYLPVSSSDSIFAVIGEELGLLGTGAVLGAYLLLLGRGLWCAYRAPDLLGSCLAAGITTSIVAQAMINMLVITGQVPVTGLPLPLISAGGTSHIFTMGMLGVLLNVARSSRWANR; this is encoded by the coding sequence ATGGACGCCCCCTTGCGAAGATTGCGCACCCTTTCCTGGGAAGACCTATCTTGGCCGGCGAACGACTCCTACTTGCTGGCGCTGGTCGTGATCGTCCCGCTGCTGGGCGCGGTGATGATTGTCAGCGCCAACATGCCGTTCGCCGGCGGCGACGGCGACCTGCTTTCCGGCCCGGTCATGAAGCAGTTGGGGATCCTCATGGGGGGATTGGTGCTCGCGGTGACGGTCTCATTTGTCGACTATCACGCGATTTGCGCCCGCTGGGCCGGGCTTTACACGATCACCGTACTGGCGTTGTTGGGGGTGCTGGTTTTCGGGTACGTCTCCGATGCCTATTCGGCGCGCTGGTACGAAATCGGAGGCCTGACCGTTCAGCCGTCGGAGTTGGCCAAACCGGTGCTGATCGTCAGCCTCAGCGCCCTGGCCTGGCAGTTCCGGGAACGCATCGCCACGCTTCCGGTTTTCGCCAAAGGGGTCCTGGTCAGCGGAGTCCCCATTGTGCTGGTTATGCTGCAACCCGATCTATCAACCTCCCTGACCCTGGCGATCGCGGCGATGGCGGTGGGGCTAGCGGCGGGGGTGCGGCTGCGTTACCTGGTGCTCTCGGTGACCGTTTTTGTGACGTTCGCGGTCGTCCTGATGCTGGCCCGCGACCTTGACTACCAGATAGCCAGGATTTCGGCATTCCTGGATCCGGCCAATTCGCAATCGGCCAATTACCAGATCCAACAAGCGACGCTGGCCCTGGGATCCGGGGGCCTGACCGGCAAGGGAATCGGGATGGGGACCATCAAGTACCTGTACCTGCCGGTCTCCAGCTCGGATTCGATTTTTGCCGTGATCGGCGAGGAACTGGGCCTATTGGGCACCGGCGCCGTGCTGGGCGCCTATTTGCTGCTGCTGGGACGCGGGCTTTGGTGCGCCTACCGGGCGCCCGACCTTTTGGGAAGTTGCCTGGCGGCCGGAATCACGACCTCAATCGTCGCCCAGGCCATGATCAACATGCTGGTCATCACCGGGCAGGTCCCGGTGACCGGGCTCCCGCTACCCCTGATTTCTGCCGGCGGGACCTCGCACATATTCACGATGGGGATGCTCGGGGTGCTCCTCAACGTCGCCCGCAGTTCCCGCTGGGCCAACCGGTGA
- the murC gene encoding UDP-N-acetylmuramate--L-alanine ligase, producing MSDLPIVDWTGRPQVHIVGIGGMAMSGIAQIALDRGARVSGSDMVDSEYVARLRHQGARIQLGHAAGNLGAADLLVHSAAIGPENPEIAAAACRGIPVTDRASFIASLLSEKTTLAIAGTHGKTTTSAMASFALQKLGRKPAYLVGANIPQLGRNAAWGDGEIAVAEADEYARAFLAYRPHVAVIGHLEPDHLDYFGTQEALYEAFAQFARGVDPAGAVVARCEIPAVAHAAAAGTARIVSFGTDGDWRLIANRSSRGGQQIDVAGPDGLGLTTCLAVPGEHNALNALAAVAALAQLGIDPGESFAALAAFTGSDRRFVRSNPAPGIRLVDDYAHHPTEISAAIAAARGLEPEADRVWVVFQPHLRSRTALLFESFAEALAAADKVTVCHIYSPPGRDREYEVDAAALAAAVGDRADSCPDFAQACETVVGGAKPGDLILMLGAGDINLLSERVSARLGRR from the coding sequence GTGAGCGACCTTCCGATCGTTGACTGGACCGGCCGACCGCAGGTTCACATCGTCGGAATCGGCGGGATGGCGATGAGCGGCATCGCCCAGATCGCCCTCGATCGGGGCGCTCGCGTCAGCGGATCGGACATGGTCGATTCGGAGTACGTCGCTCGCCTGCGACACCAGGGCGCGAGGATCCAACTCGGGCACGCCGCCGGGAACCTGGGAGCCGCCGACCTGCTGGTGCACTCGGCCGCGATCGGGCCCGAAAACCCCGAGATCGCCGCGGCGGCGTGCCGCGGGATCCCGGTTACCGACCGGGCGAGCTTCATTGCGTCGCTGCTGAGCGAAAAAACGACCCTTGCAATTGCCGGCACACACGGGAAGACAACCACCAGCGCGATGGCAAGCTTCGCACTGCAGAAGCTTGGTCGCAAACCCGCTTATCTGGTGGGGGCCAACATCCCCCAACTTGGCCGAAACGCCGCTTGGGGCGACGGCGAGATCGCGGTCGCGGAGGCCGACGAGTACGCGCGGGCGTTCCTGGCTTACCGGCCGCACGTGGCCGTAATCGGCCACCTTGAACCCGACCATCTTGACTACTTTGGAACCCAGGAAGCGCTGTACGAGGCCTTCGCGCAATTTGCCCGCGGCGTGGATCCGGCCGGTGCTGTCGTCGCCCGCTGCGAGATACCGGCCGTCGCGCATGCCGCCGCAGCCGGGACCGCCAGGATCGTCAGTTTCGGTACGGATGGGGATTGGCGGCTGATCGCCAACCGATCCAGCCGGGGAGGCCAGCAGATCGATGTTGCGGGCCCGGATGGTCTGGGGCTGACCACCTGCCTGGCGGTCCCCGGCGAGCACAACGCCCTCAACGCGCTGGCGGCCGTTGCGGCATTGGCCCAACTGGGAATCGATCCCGGCGAGAGCTTCGCCGCGCTCGCCGCGTTTACGGGCAGCGACCGTCGCTTCGTCCGTTCAAACCCGGCGCCCGGGATACGCCTGGTCGACGACTACGCCCATCATCCGACCGAAATCAGCGCCGCGATCGCAGCCGCCAGGGGTCTGGAACCGGAAGCCGACCGGGTCTGGGTGGTATTCCAGCCCCATTTGCGATCTCGAACGGCGCTCCTTTTTGAGTCTTTCGCCGAGGCCCTGGCGGCGGCCGACAAGGTCACTGTTTGCCACATTTATTCGCCCCCGGGGCGGGACCGGGAATATGAGGTCGATGCGGCCGCCCTGGCGGCCGCGGTCGGCGACCGGGCTGACAGCTGCCCAGATTTCGCGCAAGCCTGCGAAACGGTCGTAGGCGGCGCCAAGCCCGGCGATTTGATCCTGATGCTCGGTGCCGGCGATATCAACCTGCTTTCGGAACGCGTGTCGGCGCGACTGGGCCGGCGGTGA
- the ftsA gene encoding cell division protein FtsA — protein MGRRQLVAGLEVGSLKTVAVIAQRYRNDQTHVLGLGTAPSAGVFRGQVVDVDAAAESIKAAIEHAQRAARAEIERVCVGVSGSHLATTTETADVLLRANERTFQHRHLQQLLARLTQGAQRGDREIVYVSPLEFVVDGTARVNDPIGLAGRRLALKATVVTGVSGSLENQAKALQQCGLEVDFALLQPYAAATACLDQEQIQSGVAVIDIGHSTTDVMAFQGGAFKLMHSIPIAGEAVTADISKGLHVPVNVAEELKLSYGQLAGPNPGASLPAHSFRSQMIDVDSSLLHEILEARYEDMLLRARSVLVEAGLIHHLAAGVVLTGGASQITGLPSLASRVFGMPVDRGLAPFLFGMNPSAHSVEFTTAFGLALAAIGPEEHGQSQLTGFNARGNTLESMRRWIRQLFQPSISWSS, from the coding sequence ATGGGTCGCCGGCAGCTTGTGGCGGGACTCGAAGTCGGCTCGCTCAAGACCGTTGCCGTAATCGCCCAGCGCTACCGGAACGATCAGACCCACGTGTTGGGACTGGGCACGGCGCCGAGCGCCGGGGTATTCCGCGGCCAAGTCGTCGACGTGGACGCGGCCGCCGAATCGATCAAGGCCGCGATCGAGCACGCCCAGCGCGCCGCTAGGGCGGAAATCGAGCGGGTGTGCGTCGGCGTTTCCGGATCACACCTCGCAACCACCACCGAGACCGCCGACGTATTGCTGCGCGCCAACGAACGCACTTTCCAGCACCGCCACCTCCAGCAGCTGCTGGCGCGCCTGACCCAGGGCGCGCAGCGCGGCGACCGCGAAATCGTATACGTGTCTCCGCTGGAATTCGTCGTCGACGGCACCGCCCGGGTCAACGACCCGATCGGTCTGGCCGGTCGCCGCCTCGCGCTGAAGGCCACGGTCGTTACCGGCGTCAGCGGATCGCTGGAGAATCAGGCCAAGGCCCTGCAGCAATGTGGCCTGGAAGTGGATTTCGCGCTGCTGCAGCCTTACGCGGCGGCCACCGCCTGCCTGGATCAGGAGCAAATCCAATCAGGGGTTGCGGTGATCGACATCGGCCACAGCACCACCGACGTGATGGCGTTTCAGGGCGGGGCGTTCAAGTTGATGCACTCGATCCCGATTGCCGGAGAGGCGGTGACCGCGGACATTTCCAAGGGGCTTCACGTCCCGGTCAATGTGGCCGAAGAGTTAAAACTCTCCTACGGGCAATTGGCCGGTCCCAACCCGGGAGCTAGCCTGCCGGCCCATTCCTTCCGGTCCCAGATGATCGACGTGGACTCCTCGCTCCTGCACGAAATCCTGGAAGCTCGCTACGAGGACATGCTGCTCAGAGCCCGGTCGGTCCTAGTCGAAGCCGGCCTGATCCACCATCTGGCGGCCGGCGTCGTGCTTACTGGAGGGGCTAGCCAGATCACCGGGTTGCCCAGCCTGGCCAGCAGGGTCTTCGGCATGCCGGTCGACCGCGGTCTGGCACCATTCCTATTCGGGATGAATCCGAGCGCTCACAGCGTTGAATTTACGACCGCATTCGGGCTCGCCCTGGCGGCGATCGGTCCCGAGGAGCATGGTCAGTCGCAATTGACCGGGTTCAACGCCCGCGGGAACACGCTGGAGTCGATGCGACGCTGGATCCGGCAACTGTTCCAACCCAGTATTTCCTGGTCAAGTTAG